Proteins encoded together in one Mercenaria mercenaria strain notata chromosome 18, MADL_Memer_1, whole genome shotgun sequence window:
- the LOC123539351 gene encoding visual pigment-like receptor peropsin encodes MSSDIVIHSFYNRSDREVALLSENNGSTVNASHVVTDITLFQPISYYIIGSLMTIIMVIGFSTNLAILYTYATNRKIQTVDNTLIIGLALSDIGQAIFGIPFVVISSFSKHWIFGHTLCQYYAFITTSFGIAQIAMLTVIAMERYFVIVRHDKRLTNTPFRCMIAILGCFVYGSSWATGPLLGWSGYKEEEVGIACCVKWEVKDSSALSYTISLCTFGWFIPLFLIAFGYISIACSVSISTLLLHKSLYKSPVSSLCYCPV; translated from the coding sequence ATGAGTTCCGATATTGTCATACATAGTTTCTACAATCGTAGCGATAGAGAAGTAGCACTGCTGAGTGAGAACAACGGCTCAACTGTGAACGCTAGTCATGTCGTTACGGATATAACTCTTTTCCAACCAATTAGTTATTATATAATTGGATCGCTAATGACGATAATAATGGTGATTGGATTTTCAACAAATCTTGCAATACTTTATACGTATGCAACAAATAGAAAAATTCAAACAGTTGATAACACGTTGATCATAGGGCTGGCATTAAGTGATATCGGCCAAGCGATTTTTGGTATCCCGTTTGTTGTAATTTCGAGTTTTAGTAAGCATTGGATATTTGGTCATACACTATGTCAGTATTATGCTTTTATAACAACTTCCTTTGGGATAGCTCAGATAGCTATGTTGACGGTGATCGCAATGGAGAGATACTTTGTTATTGTCAGACATGATAAGAGATTAACAAACACTCCATTTAGATGTATGATAGCGATTCTGGGCTGCTTTGTATACGGATCGTCTTGGGCAACTGGGCCTTTGCTCGGTTGGTCGGGATATAAAGAAGAGGAAGTTGGAATAGCATGTTGTGTGAAATGGGAAGTGAAGGATAGTAGTGCACTTTCATATACAATAAGCCTCTGTACATTTGGATGGTTTATACCGTTGTTCCTCATAGCATTTGGATATATTAGTATCGCTTGCTCAGTAAGTATATCAACATTGTTATTACATAAATCCTTATATAAATCACCGGTCAGTAGTTTGTGCTATTGCCCAGTTTAA